Part of the Verrucomicrobiota bacterium genome, CAGAGCCGGAACCAGAACTAGAGCCAGAGCCCGAACCCGAACCAGAGCCGGAACCTGAGCCTGCCCCCGAACCGGAACCCGAGCGCGTTTCTTACGAAGATTTTGTAAAAATGCATGGGCAGCCAAAACCAATCGTTAGAGAAACCCCGCGGCCTCAAAACCCAGTGGAAATTCCTGACATTCGCCCAGACACAAGTGCTCTTGACGATCTACTCGCCGCCTCGGATCGCGATTTGGCGGCGGGTTTGGGTGCCGCGCAGCAGAGGGCCATTTTGACCTATGTTGAAGCGCTTCGGGCAAGGCTAAACGCAGCTTGGAATCGACCGCCGAGTCTCTCGGGAAGGGATTTACAGGCCATCGTGAATTTTCGCGTCAATCGCGATGGAACCCTGAGTAATGTTCGAATCATCGACTCGTCTGGAAACCGTCTCTTTGACTCTTCGATCGTCCAAGTGTTCGAGACGGTAAACAGAGTGGACCCGCCCCCACCGCAAGCCGCTCGAAACTACAACATCCCCTTCCGCAATACGGTGGGGAGGTAAATCGAACAGTAGAAGCACCTGAAAAATCGGCCTCGATTGTTTGAAAACCCCAAAATAACGGTTCCATTCCCTCTCCTTTCACTTAACACCACCACAATTATGAAAACAAAAATCGCATTAGTCCTCGGCTCGCTTTTCGTTGCAGCCTCAGTTTCCTACGCAGCTTCTTGTGCTGCATGCGCGGGAGGCGCCAAGGCAGCCAAGACATCAACGCCTATCGGTATGGACGTCGTCGAAACCGCGGCCGGTGCTGGAGACTTCGGCACCCTCGTAGCAGCAATTGAAGCTGCTGGTCTAACTGGCGCGCTTCAGTCGGCTGACAACATCACCGTCTTTGCTCCGAACGACGCAGCATTCGCGGCTCTCCCCGACGGCGTAGTCGAGACACTGCTCCTCCCTGAGAACAAAGACACTCTTGTCGCAATTCTTACCTACCACGTCATTCCGGTCGAGGTGTTTGCAGCAAATGTGACCCCCGGTTCGGTAAATACGCTGGAAGGCTCGCCGATTGAAATTGCCATCACCGACGGAACCGTGACGGTCAACGATGCAACCGTGATCGCAACTGACGTGGAAGCCAGCAACGGCGTGATTCACGTAATTGATCAGGTTATCCTTCCGCCAAGCGTCGAGCTCTAGGAAACCCTTTTCTGGTTTGGACCAAGCCCGGCAGCAATGCCGGGCTTTTTTCTTGTCATCGCCTCGATTCCCACAAGTGTGTGGGACGGGAGTGGCGCGGTAGCCAAGTGGTAAGGCCGGGGACTGCAAATCCTCTATTCGACGGTTCGATTCCGTCCCGCGCCTCCAATTCTATTTTGACTAGACGGAACCAACCTTTCCTTTAATACTGATCGTTTCTGCTTACCGCAATATCATGTCAGACCAACCACTCAAAGACCTAGACCCTCGCATCCGCAAACAAGTCGAAAAAGCTCGTAACAGTATCCGTTCAGGAAGCGCCGCTTTCGCGATCGAAATCTGCATGGGCCTAGTCGAAAAGTATCCTGGATGCGTAGAAGCACGGGAGGTTCTCCATGACGCGCAACGGGCTGCGAATGCTGGAAAGAAGAAGTCGTTTCTGTCTGGGATCACATCCAAGCCACTTTCGAAAATTAGCTCGGTCTCCCTCAAGAAAGATCCAGCGAAAGCAATGGTCCAAGCCGAAAAAATCCTTAAGGACGACCCTGAAAGTGTGGATGCCCTAAAGCTCCTGGGTGAGGGAGCAGCAGCTTGCGAGCTCCCACACACTGCCGCCTTTGCTTTTGAGGCTGCCTACAATATCAACCCTGACGACCTGAACGTGGGCAAAAAGCTCGCCACGTTCTATCTGGAAGCCGACCGTGTGGAGGACTGTATCCGCGTGTGCGAAAAAATCATTCGTGAGCACCCAGGGGATGGAGAGGCACAGGATATTGTGAAGAAGGCTTCCGTCGCACAGTCCATGAAAAAAGGGAACTGGGAAGAGGACGAGGACTTCCGTTCAAAGCTGGCGGACAAAAACGTTGCCGAAAGTCTCGAACAGGCAAGCCGGTCCCAGACTAGCGAAGAGAGCCTCGAAAAGCTCATTCAAGAGACTTACGAACGAATTCAAAGCGAACCGGAGAATCTCACCAACTACCGCCAATTGAGTGGTTACTACCAACGGTCGGGCGACTATGAGTCCGCGATCTCTTGGATTCAGGAAGCGCGCAAACTCGAAGGAGGTAAAGCTGATGTCACCCTCGAACGTCTCGAAACAAAGTTGTATCGGGAGTACGTAGATACCTTGATCGCAGCGAAGAAAGAGGAAATAGCGGCGAATCCAGAGAATGGAGAACTGCAGTCCGAACTTGAACGCATGGTCAGCGAGCGGAAAGACTACTTGATTGAACAGGCTGCCGATATGGTGAAACGCTATCCGAATGACTATTCTGCGCGCCACCAGTATGGAGAGCTTCTTCTCGAAGACAATCAGACGGATGCAGCAATCCAGCAGCTACAAATTGCACAACGGAATCCGAAGGTGCGTATCTCCAGTCTTAACCTTCTCGGGAAAGCTTATAAGTCCAAAGAGTTCTTCGACATGGCCGCCGAACAGTTCGCGACGGCAAAAGGAGAAATCAACGGAATGACGGACGTGAAAAAGGACATCATTTACAATCTCGCTCAGTGCTATGAGAGGATGAATGAGGACCAAAAGGCGATCGATCACTACAAGGAAATCTATTCGTCGGATATCGGCTTCCGCGACGTCTCCAAGAAGATCGACGCGTTTTACGCCAGTAGGAATCAAAGCTAGACTTAGCTTTACCGGGTAGCCAAAAGCCCGTCCTTTAGGGTTTTACTCCCACTCGATGGTGCTTGGTGGCTTCGAACTCACATCGAGGACCACCCGGTTTACGCCATCCACCTCGTTGATGATGCGATTCGAAATCTTCCGGATCAAATCATGAGGCATTCGTGCCCAATCGGCAGTCATTGCGTCAGCACTTTCGACAATACGGAGCGCAACCACATGATCGTAAGTGCGTTCATCCCCCATCACTCCGACTGTCCGGACGGGAAGAAAAACGCAGAAACTCTGCCAGACCTTGTAATAAAAGTCTGACGCATACATCTCTTCCGTTAGGATAGCGTCGGCCCGCCGGAGGGTTTCCAAATATTCCTCTTTCACCTCTCCCAAAACACGGACTCCAAGACCGGGGCCAGGGAAAGGCTGGCGCCAGAGGACTTCCTTGGGCAAACCGAGTTCCTGCCCAAGAAGGCGGACCTCATCCTTAAAGAGGTTTCGAAGCGGCTCGAGAAGCTTGAGTCGCATTTTTTCCGGCAGGCCACCCACATTGTGGTGACTCTTGATCAATGCTGCAGGATTTCCATCAATGGACACACTTTCAATTACGTCCGGATACAAAGTGCCCTGAGCAAGGAAGGTCACTTCTCCAATCTTCTGGATAGCCATTTCAAAAACCTCCACGAAAGCGTTACCGATCTTTTTCCTCTTCTCTTCCGGATCCTCGACTCCCTTGAGACGCTCGAGAAAAAAGTCACCCTGCTCTTCGACCCTTAGGTCCATCGCAAAATTCTCCCTAAAGAGAAGCTCGACCTGCTCTTTTTCGTTCAGGCGGAGTAAACCGTTGTCGACAAAGACGCAGGTAAGCTGCTTTCCAACTGCTTTATGGATCAAAGCAGCGGCTACCGAAGAATCCACTCCTCCGCTCAATCCGAGGACTACATGTTCATCACCCACTGCTTCCCGGATATCCTCCACTGAGCGCTCGATAAAGTTGGCCATAGACCAGTCACCCGTGCAACCGCACACCTTGATCAAAAAGTTCCGGAGGATCTCCGATCCACATTCAGTATGAGAGACCTCCGGGTGAAACTGTAGACCGAAGATCGCTCTATCCGCATGCTCAATTCCCGCATATTCAGAGTTCTCCGTCTCAGCTACCGGTCGAAAACCATCTGGTAAACGGATGATCCGATCACCATGAGAGTTCCAGACCCTCACCTCTTTTGGCAATGATGCAAGGATGCGGCTCTCTCCCACAGTTCTCAGCGTTCCGTGCCCGTACTCGCGTCTATCAGAGCGGGACACCTCTCCCCCCATCATGTGGGCAATCAATTGAACTCCGTAACAAATCCCAAGGATCGGAACCTCTAGATCAAAGACTGCGGGATCCGGTTTTGGTGCTCCTTCTGCGAGAACACTCGCAGGACCACCTGAAAAAATAAGGCCTTGAATCTCCTCTTTTTGAAGGGTCTCCGCAGAAACGTTGTAAGGAAAGATCTTCGAATAGACGTTGCACTCACGGATCCTACGCGCGATCACCTGCGTGTATTGGGATCCGAAATCGAGAACGGCTATCTTTTGCGATTTCATGGGGAGATTGGAACCTCTCACAATCGGTCACGCAAGCGGAACTTCGATTCGCGGGAACATCCACCGAAAGATTGTGCCACCCTCTGAAGGACAATCAAAACTCACCTGAGAGGAATGTAGCTCGGCAATCTCCTTGACCAAAGACAAGCCCAGCCCTGAGCTCTTTTTCCCACTGTCCGGTCTTGGAAGGGAATAGAGCCGGTCGAACACACGGTCCTTCGCATAGTCAGGGATACCGGTGCCCTGATCCTCAATTTGGAGGATCGTGCAATCTCCTTCTTCCGCCAGAGAAAGACGCACCTCACCATCGGATGGAGAGAACTCAATCGCATTTTGCAGCAGGTTTCCAATACCTGCTTTCAGCAGTTCTTCATCTCCAACAACTCCTGATTGCAGCCTTCCATTCAGAGTGAGCTTAATTCTCCGCGCATAAGCTAACGGCTGATACTCGGCCATTACCCTATCCGTTAGAGCACAAAGGTCGATCCACTCCTCTCGCTCCAAGGAAACCTTACCCTCCAAAGTGCTCAAAAGGAGCATGTGCTCGACAATCTTATGAATCCTCTCCGATTCTGCGTCCACGTGTTCGAGAAAACGCAATCGGTCAACCGCTGGAGGGTCACCTCTAAGGATCTCAACTGCAGAGC contains:
- a CDS encoding energy transducer TonB — protein: MTPLYKKVFQWVSGTHVAFLLALVVISLVSCEEEIEAFQSASVSPPLPQPVQVDPLLPIEDLPQIPLDLTTLILLPPESLSAIRPKPEPEPEPEPELEPEPEPEPEPEPEPAPEPEPERVSYEDFVKMHGQPKPIVRETPRPQNPVEIPDIRPDTSALDDLLAASDRDLAAGLGAAQQRAILTYVEALRARLNAAWNRPPSLSGRDLQAIVNFRVNRDGTLSNVRIIDSSGNRLFDSSIVQVFETVNRVDPPPPQAARNYNIPFRNTVGR
- a CDS encoding fasciclin domain-containing protein, whose translation is MKTKIALVLGSLFVAASVSYAASCAACAGGAKAAKTSTPIGMDVVETAAGAGDFGTLVAAIEAAGLTGALQSADNITVFAPNDAAFAALPDGVVETLLLPENKDTLVAILTYHVIPVEVFAANVTPGSVNTLEGSPIEIAITDGTVTVNDATVIATDVEASNGVIHVIDQVILPPSVEL
- a CDS encoding tetratricopeptide repeat protein; this encodes MSDQPLKDLDPRIRKQVEKARNSIRSGSAAFAIEICMGLVEKYPGCVEAREVLHDAQRAANAGKKKSFLSGITSKPLSKISSVSLKKDPAKAMVQAEKILKDDPESVDALKLLGEGAAACELPHTAAFAFEAAYNINPDDLNVGKKLATFYLEADRVEDCIRVCEKIIREHPGDGEAQDIVKKASVAQSMKKGNWEEDEDFRSKLADKNVAESLEQASRSQTSEESLEKLIQETYERIQSEPENLTNYRQLSGYYQRSGDYESAISWIQEARKLEGGKADVTLERLETKLYREYVDTLIAAKKEEIAANPENGELQSELERMVSERKDYLIEQAADMVKRYPNDYSARHQYGELLLEDNQTDAAIQQLQIAQRNPKVRISSLNLLGKAYKSKEFFDMAAEQFATAKGEINGMTDVKKDIIYNLAQCYERMNEDQKAIDHYKEIYSSDIGFRDVSKKIDAFYASRNQS
- the guaA gene encoding glutamine-hydrolyzing GMP synthase, whose product is MKSQKIAVLDFGSQYTQVIARRIRECNVYSKIFPYNVSAETLQKEEIQGLIFSGGPASVLAEGAPKPDPAVFDLEVPILGICYGVQLIAHMMGGEVSRSDRREYGHGTLRTVGESRILASLPKEVRVWNSHGDRIIRLPDGFRPVAETENSEYAGIEHADRAIFGLQFHPEVSHTECGSEILRNFLIKVCGCTGDWSMANFIERSVEDIREAVGDEHVVLGLSGGVDSSVAAALIHKAVGKQLTCVFVDNGLLRLNEKEQVELLFRENFAMDLRVEEQGDFFLERLKGVEDPEEKRKKIGNAFVEVFEMAIQKIGEVTFLAQGTLYPDVIESVSIDGNPAALIKSHHNVGGLPEKMRLKLLEPLRNLFKDEVRLLGQELGLPKEVLWRQPFPGPGLGVRVLGEVKEEYLETLRRADAILTEEMYASDFYYKVWQSFCVFLPVRTVGVMGDERTYDHVVALRIVESADAMTADWARMPHDLIRKISNRIINEVDGVNRVVLDVSSKPPSTIEWE